Proteins from a genomic interval of Coccinella septempunctata chromosome 2, icCocSept1.1, whole genome shotgun sequence:
- the LOC123307212 gene encoding dynein regulatory complex subunit 5: protein MDVKKSKSKSKSKTSILQLTPLDYTIDTAKLASELAGIYFRDPKCEIVNSRVPHTIDNNTFTEYKASPESLALDSEQNRKIHAENLDWNVGHPPTLADCCVVTLSRNFEKLKLLNEVPCENRTYLLEILPTDLPLEICIPLIDYEHYWKRRHNDEFGIITYPKRDGWNWKCLYLERYLRKLVEFAEPQYKDEFEMGEILTLLAPYVQTLRVTQLQFWNPPATMEKEDIPEIYPDDHIDFDPIFKKCQRIDEFDLVFGMNDVGERFEWRMFQVSVDDCERLGKAILSLNRLKILRVHRSKLGDLHCQALVRGLVHNTTIEELELSHCRIGDQGALCIAKLIEVHPNLQILNLCDNLINGVGGEGIGFALLQENSCPLVSLDLRLNPLGHQGALGLMRSLVRGNKPQRLNLASCQFEDMTSYIFGCMLKVNKSLVWIDVSNNWFGEFGGENLVIGLSANDTVKWLDVRETYITPEQLTAVKHMLKRNNKEEESEEEEEEELTVVQEVKPNVTFEDPDKKEDEDTNISEQTEQTTE from the coding sequence ATGGACGTTAAAAAATCCAAATCGAAGTCGAAATCCAAAACTTCCATCCTGCAGCTCACCCCCTTGGACTACACGATAGACACGGCGAAACTAGCCAGTGAACTCGCAGGAATTTACTTCCGGGATCCCAAATGCGAGATAGTAAACAGCAGAGTACCCCACACAATAGACAACAACACCTTCACCGAATACAAAGCGTCCCCAGAAAGCCTCGCTTTGGATTCCGAGCAAAACCGGAAAATTCACGCCGAAAATCTGGACTGGAACGTTGGTCATCCCCCCACCTTGGCAGATTGTTGCGTCGTCACCCTCAGTCGCAATTTCGAGAAACTCAAACTTCTGAACGAGGTTCCCTGCGAGAACAGAACGTACTTGCTGGAAATCCTACCGACAGACCTACCCTTAGAGATTTGCATCCCCCTTATAGACTACGAGCATTACTGGAAACGAAGACATAACGACGAATTCGGCATAATAACTTACCCCAAAAGGGATGgttggaattggaaatgtttatACCTGGAAAGATACCTAAGAAAACTGGTAGAATTCGCGGAACCGCAGTACAAAGACGAGTTTGAAATGGGTGAAATTCTCACACTCCTCGCACCTTACGTCCAAACTCTCCGAGTCACTCAACTTCAGTTTTGGAATCCACCAGCCACCATGGAGAAGGAGGATATACCGGAAATTTATCCAGATGACCACATCGACTTCGACCCAATATTCAAGAAATGCCAGAGGATCGACGAATTCGACTTGGTGTTTGGCATGAACGATGTAGGAGAAAGGTTTGAGTGGAGGATGTTCCAAGTCTCGGTAGACGATTGCGAGAGGCTAGGTAAGGCTATTCTAAGCCTTAATCGACTGAAGATCCTCCGAGTTCATAGGTCTAAATTAGGAGATCTTCACTGCCAAGCTCTGGTCAGAGGATTGGTGCACAATACAACCATAGAGGAGCTTGAACTATCCCACTGTAGAATTGGCGACCAAGGAGCTCTCTGCATAGCCAAACTGATAGAAGTCCATCCAAATCTACAGATCTTGAACCTCTGCGACAACCTGATAAACGGAGTTGGAGGTGAGGGCATAGGGTTCGCCCTGTTGCAAGAGAACTCATGTCCACTCGTGTCGTTGGACCTCAGACTGAACCCTCTGGGACACCAAGGAGCTCTTGGCCTAATGAGGAGTTTAGTGAGGGGTAACAAACCTCAAAGGCTGAACCTGGCTTCCTGTCAATTCGAAGACATGACTTCGTACATATTCGGCTGTATGTTGAAGGTGAATAAAAGCCTAGTGTGGATAGACGTTAGCAACAACTGGTTTGGCGAATTCGGAGGTGAAAACTTAGTGATAGGACTCAGCGCAAACGATACCGTGAAGTGGTTGGATGTCAGGGAAACTTACATCACCCCAGAGCAACTTACCGCGGTGAAACATATGCTGAAAAGGAACAACAAGGAGGAGGAAAGCgaagaagaagaggaagagGAATTGACGGTTGTCCAAGAGGTTAAACCCAACGTTACTTTCGAAGATCCCGATAAGAAGGAAGATGAAGACACGAACATTTCGGAGCAAACCGAACAGACCACTGAGTGA